The nucleotide sequence TTAGTTGCTTATAATATAAGGCCAGAATATCCGCATTCTTTCGTAGGCAACGGTTTAGGAAGGATTGAAATGATTGTGATATGCTTGTTGTTAAGTTCCATGTTTCACATCCATACGGCACTACCGACTTCACGTtggcatcaaatattttcaggttTGTGTGCCTAGAGATGTGGGTTGATCTCCATACCTTGTCAAGCATGTCAAATGCAACGCGTTCCTTAGATATTCGGTTGCGAATGTCAATTGTTGAtccgccgtttttttttaattatgctcCCAAGGTAGCAAAATTCTTCTACATCTTCAAGCGGAGTGTCGGCAATTTGAAGGGCTTGCGTTTCGGTGGTGTTAATCCGCATTACTTTGGTCTTTGCTATGTTAATTTTTAAACCCTAAGCAAATGTCGTCCGCATAGTCTAGGTCTTCAAGCCGGCCGAATAAACCTCAGGAAATGCCCCTGCTGACCGAACACACTTCTCGCATCGATAGGTCCAGAAGTAGGTTGAACAAGAGTGGAGATGATACACATCCTTGTCTGACACCGGTTTGAACTTCGACACTACCACTTAGAGCATTTTCGTATTTCACGCGGCATGAAGCGCCCGAGTACAATTCTTTTATGGTGGTGACAATTTTCTCAGGCACTCCTTTGCATTCAAAAGCTTTCCTGTTGCTTCTTGGTTGAGAGTGTCGAATGAAGTAGAGGTAGAGAGGCGAGCGCCACTCAACCGATTGCTCCACGATCGCTCTCAAGGAGTTTACATGATCGACACAAGAGCAGTGGGGACGAAAGCCTGCTTGTTCTTTGCATAGTACCTTCACCGAGTACTCTATAGGAGGTCAAAAAAATGAATCTTTTCTGGAATTATTAACtacgaaaaatttaatataaaaagtaatcaatTTAGAGCAATcggatttgaaattgaaataaaacaacgtatattcaaattgattggacagcctttattacttttgtgtagaaccactcAGGATATTTATTTCTTAGAAGTAATTCCttccaaatgttggccgcaattgCACCGTAATTTGGCCAtccataaacaccaattttgaatgactcgttgCAAAACTTGCTCGGTATCTcgggaataactttagtaatgttgccttccaatacctcaatcgaagctggtttctccataaagcatttagatttcacataccccacaaataaaataccaaaagtaTGATATATTACGATCTTAGTGGCTAATCCGCTGGTCTGAGACGAGAAATAAATTGCGCACCCAAACGACGAAACAGTAAATCCATTGGGCTGTATGGAAAAGTAGCGCcgtccgccgtcttgttggaactaaaTGCTGTGGAACTAAATGCTTCAATTTCCGACTATCAAAAATTTACagtacaaagtaaaaaaaaaacaaaattgggtatgagaataagtttccgtcctttcttagccaaaggtATGAATTATTTAGACTATTATATAATGCATTacatacaactttactccatcttttaggcagcatacggattcttcTGCCGAAAAATTCTAGTTCTTTTtatttgatccattcattgagccagtttgtgaTGCCCTCGTAAgcagtgaaccgctctccaataaccgctgactgcattgatcggaagtgatggtaatccgaagttggaatgtctggggaatacggcgggttttcggcaagattttccaattcagttcctctaaatatttgtggatcgatttagcaacgtgtggcctggcgttgtcatgcagcaaaatcagtttgtcatgtctaccgtcccattccggccgcttttctttgagagctcgattcaaacgcattacctgcagtcggtaacgaccGCCAGTGATCACCAGTGGTGGCTTCAGatagtttaaggagttcataatagatgaaaCACTTCTGTTCCCAcaagatgcacaacataacctttaaaGCATCAATAGTTTTTTTCGCTGCCGATgcacctggttcacctggcaggctccaacatttcgAAGTTCgaggttatcataatagatctatttttcatcgccagtgacgatgcgatgcagaaaatctCCCACGTTACCAAaagtctctcgatatccctctccttcaattgatgtggcacccagtgaCCTGCATTCTGTACCATTCCCATCgtgtgcaaacgtttaccgacggttgatttgtcaacatccaactcttaaGATATATCAAGGGTTCgaggttcgacatgcgtcttcatccaataattgttgtagttgagtatcttcgattttttaccttcgcgatctttatcaatcacttcgaaattgccactttggaagcgtcgaaaccactattTACAAGTAGCATTTGATGgcgcgtgattaccgtaaaaaTTGATCAGTATACGACACGTtttagctgcacttttctttaaaagataatattgaagcatgacttcccgcaaatgctgttttttcgggacgaacgtagacatttttgacgtcagagaaaaaaggatttttacgcttcaaacgaatatgAACTACTACGATTCAGACCTCACATATTCTTGTACACCTTCAAATCttcagtatattactagagctaacacaaaaatagtatcagcagcgacacctcttttacgagggcgaaaacttattcccatacccaatacgtAGCACTTCTCGACACTTTTTGCGCATAGTGTTTATGCAAATGTCGTTCGTCactttgtgtaaaaaaatgcgCCAACTGCAGCGATGCTCTTAAGAAAGTCAGTCTTTATGGGTATATTAAGACAATAATGCGGCTTTATTCACGTCAGCAGACAAAATTACCAAAACACACCCAGATTGCAAGAGTTaggcatgcacacacacacacatacctgcaAGTACACAAATATACACAAAATTAAACTaagaatgaagaaaaattttaattattgcaTATCATttaataatgcaaaaaataaatatcaatcgAAAATTGTGCACCAAAAGGCacaaaatctgaataataagaaatataaacaaAAGTAAAGAACATAAGAAAACGAACCTCACTAACTTCCACTGAACAAAGCAGCCAAATAAGGGCAGAGCCATGAAATATAAAAGCACTAAAGCACCTGAGCATCATTAGCACTTACACTGCGATCATCGAAGAAGAGGCCACACAGTCAAtgacaaaattgcaaaaaaataaatacttctaTACGACACGTAGAAAACAGtccaaaataatgaaatacttCACCGCCTTTCTCTGCCTAAGTAATTTGTGCTTCTTCTTAATCAAATTATTACTGTACTTTGTTggcaatgaaatttttatatcgATTTAATTTTTAGCGCTCTTCCACATTACCGTTACGAAAATGACGAGCTGGGCTCTTATCAACAACcaacagcagcatcagcagTATAATGAAAATCAACGATACCACCAATACTATCATAATGATTTCCAATATGAGCAGCAAGGCAATGGGCAGCAAAAAGCTGAATCAAACAGCAGCGGGCGTTGCATCGATTGTGAAGGGATGGAAAAGTGAGCAGAACTATTAAGTGCTGTAATGCATTTACGTGGTGattaaagaaacaaaacagagttaaagaAGTATTGCTGCTATGTGTATGTGAAAAGAAATATCTTTCTTAAATATGGAATGCAGTGGATTTGGGTGACCAGTGAGTGCCAAGCGCCGGATTTGGAGTTTCGCTAAGAGCTGCTCCAAGTGctttgattgaaaaatatttccttttttttaaataacggcTCATATTTTGGTGTAAAAAGTACTACAATGAAATGTagaaagtggcgcaaaattaatcatcctatcggaagatttataatttttgcaaatgacgacGAAGGAACaaccatatttgacacttgtaaactaaACTACTGCAACAGACAATCAATGGAAGgtgtaaatatcaaaataaaattttccatcacacaaaatcatttttttttttgtatttactaaaaaatttaaaaaaaaaaaagaaattgtttgattaattttgcgccaccttgcattaTATATTTCTACGTGTCACCTCTATAACTCAGAGGCAGTAAAATTTTTACCAgaaagataaatttttaattttttatttaatttattaatacaaattattatttaagtgaatatgtgtgtgtatgtatgtatctgcatAATTGCAACTTTAGTATTTATATCTCAACTGAATGGCAACGTGCTAAGCTGACCTACAAGAACTgttcaattgaaataaatttttatgtaattttttacattcatgCAGATTGTAACTTTCTACCGTGAATTTGCTTGTACCGTAAAATCTATGCTTCGGtatttttttacaacatttgacacattttcgtttatttaaaatgtttacgtACGCAAATATGTAGGTGTACGCTGATatgttgattaataaaaaataaaaaaaaataaaatttgtttattattattattgattggctgtttgtgcactgcgacctgaatatATCTATAGCGCAGCCATGTAGGCTACTCGAACAATTTACCATTAATAAATCCTTAAACTTCTGTAGCCTTAATTTCTACCAGAAGATTTGCATCTATAgccccatttcccaggtaatttagttTGCGTCGTGCCACTActgggcagtcgcatagaacgtCTCCTGCTGTTccttgtgcctctttgcagagtctacaggaatcgttttctatcgcacctatctttttcatgtgataattaagtttactatgtcctgttagtagttcagtgtaaagttgtatgtcctttctgcttaagttaaggattgcttctgcctttatccgttctAGATCTCCGAGTCTTTTTGATTGCCGCATGCCCGATTGGGCTCACCAGTAATCGATTAGGTCTCGTTGTTCCTGCTTACGcagaaaggcacttttgaagctgttatttaccccgcagaaagATTCGGGACCTATTAAGCGAGTGTTTGccccctttttcgctaaagtgtccgcaatttcattcccttcgtaTGAGGGGCACGTCCTTAAACCCACATCAaggtaacaaagtttcttgGCGCAAGggtgttgaggattttaaaacGTTCCCAGATCAACCTTGATTGGAATAAgaagctatccagcgattttagagctgcttcactgtcagagagaatgttaatattggcctcgcgcgtgcctctccgtagacattctctggtacacagctctaaggcgtggacctccgcttggaaaatggAAGCGGTTTTTTCCATTGcaattgcttttttgaaatCCCACAATGCCAGCCCCAGCACTACCGTTttccattttggacccatcagtaaaccacaccCGTGCTTCctgttttaagaatatttcattgtttttctacgctgagcggtcactaatggccactttgaatttcttggaaaaTTCTAATTTCCTTTCCATCTTGAACTGCCAGGCACGGTGAGTTCAGATTGCCTTCTTTCAGATGGAACAGATTGGGAAGCCTTAGAGATGCACTGATTGCCATCCCTTTGGCTACAAGATAAAGTGGAATAAGTCCAGTGATCATTCCTTAAGGGGGGtagggttaattccactaaaaatatgcacttatttatgaattttttttggaaagatgattcatgtaaaatttatttatccaattactatactgtaaactcatatttcaaaaatattttcaaaaattttcacaagaaaatatacaaaattgagccattgacagcagatctacgcagacgtctcgaaaaaaggcaatttgccgtggacagtttttctcagcattggatcatctgaaatcaaaaaatcaaagagttttcattaggtaatcaattgcccgaggtaaccctgtcgaatttttattaaaaaaaattttttttcaattttttttaacatttgaagtagaagtgcgatttttagacgataaatcacataatattgtttattgtaaaataaataaaaattgaaaaaaacctcccggggttacctcggtaattatgtagagaaagtgtgtacaaaatttcgggaagatcggtcgagtagattcagagaaaaagtgtccaccgacttgaaaaacgtcgttttccagaaaatcgatttaaagttcgaccatagcaggtagccgagtcggagcggccaacggttataatgctctaactttgtgagttttgcaccgattggcttaaaatttggacacaacattcttgagattatgtacattcattttctcaaataaaccaaaatcgatttttttttaccctaaaaacccttaaaatttggacacaacattattgagattatgtacattcattttctcaaataaaccaaaatcgattttttttttaccctacaatatacaaaatttttgcagCCAACTCAATTTCATTATAATAAGGTAAAGAATTGAAGTAgcccctaggcaggcaatggcaaatctccgagtgtatttctgccatcaaaaagacGGTcgtaaaaaccatctgccattctgaggcggcataaaactgtaggtccttccatttgtggaacaacatcaatacgcacgccacaaataggaggatgagcaCCTAACCTTAGGAGCGCCTAcactaacagaagtgtacacctctattatttttttttttaagatttccgTACAGTAGTATAATTTTAAGAGAAACGTGCCAGGGTTAACATATTATCTCTACCTCTATGACTGACAAAAATAACgacgaacttaaaaaaaaatgtgtatgaaagttatacagggtccggcactagaagtgtaatcaattaaaaaggccataaatttagttttgagaATTCTTTTTATtcagttcaaagtaaaaaatgtgtgaaaataatacgaaattaagaataaatttacttttgctcgatacgaccaccttttgccttgactatgaccttcagatggtccagaaatgaatcgcaagctgcccgaatgtgacttgcagatattttggcccactcacgGACAATGGCTTGTTTCAGCGCCCCGAGACtgttgaatcttttagttcggactttgctctccaaaatggctcaaagagaataatccatcggattcgcgtctggtgaatttgagagctattgtgtggacgttatgaagttcggaacgatgttttttagccattcttggttcactcgagtttTGCGAGACGGTAccaagtcctgttgaaacgtgcatggtctgccaccgaaatgtttgtctgtccacggtttcaaagcaacctccagaatactttcccgataatatttcagatttatcttgacaccaggctcgatgaaaacgattggagagtgccCATCTGCGGTTGGTATGATGCATTCCGCGAACATTGGACTCCTATAggaaatatgatacaaatataTTCTCTAAATCCTTGTGGATagcacaataaaaaattttggggttGCAGTGCTCCATCtccaatattaataacaatagtAATAGTGTTGCACTACGCCGATAATAAGTGGGATTTCTAATCTAATTTTATCCgggcccccacaggggccagagccaataatcggaatcagtcccgcaggaatcaagaattggatcagcgattatgtaggcaatctacataaagatctatggtccggtctggaacgctgcagaactgcagacaactgtcaaactttgtactaaaacttagaaggaaagatattcggttgatggtcggcatcattacaggacacaacccatggggtcagcatattaccaccattggaatcatcgagaacccggtatgcctgtcatgcttagaggaggcggatagcactgatcactttctctgtgagtgtcttgcctttgctagggcaaggctacgagtattgggttccgatgtcatgagaatgagtaatattcgttctctaaaactggaggatatttacagatttgccaaagaatctgagaaattctcacaggactaactatctctatctctgtctctattctttcctatatcTCTCTctaatacttttctccttccctccttgactatctaccccctttccagagctttaaatacaaaggGCTCttcagcctgagtgttttaggatccaccaaatctcctggtgctccttggctcgaccttttcaaattcaaattcaaattcaatctAATTTGATTCGCAATTCATCTATGAGCGCTGAGAAATAATCTATAAGCtaaatagtttatgtattcaatAAAAGTTTGTTTCAGATGCCAAGCTTTTCTGATATGAAATATTGGAAATCATTGAATTGATCTGCACACTTTTGTAATTCAACGATAAATTGCTCAGTAACTCGGATCATTTGATACCTCACAACAAGTAACTCACTCTATTATATATAGTATGGAGGGCTCATTAAGACTGTGCCATTCTTTGTCCAGGCCACATAGCGTTCTTGTTTCATCGCTGCATTCCGACGTGACctctgaatttatttattatttctttctttattctcTTAACAAGGATAAATTCTGAGTCACTACGAGTTAGATCCACTACGAGCCGCGTTGTAGTAAATTTTAAAGTCAGGggcgatatttaaaaaatactttgttcAATGGCAAGCTAGCTTACAGTCGTATACAAATACTGCGATTTAACCTTTCTCAATTAAGAGATTCCAAGGATTCTTTTATTCATCAAAAAGTTTAACTATttacaaaatacatttaatagTGAAATATTGTGAGTAAGTCGACAAATTTCTTAAGTCCAGCTACCCACCCACTATTCCATTTTCAGCTGCTCCGCATTACAAGGCTTGAGCCAATGCATCGTGCATCGTTCTCTCGGCGTTGCCTTGAAACCCAAATCTGGACGTTTGCACAGGAATGTATCCATAACGCATTGATTGGCGAATCCGTGGTAACACTCGCCATTAAAAGCACAAACGGGATTCAAATCAAATTTGGTGCACTCAATATCGCAATTCGGTTCAGTTGTCTCCTTCTGCTCAGCAACCACTGCGCCATCCACGGGTGCTGGTGGTGTCTCAACAGCCACGTCAGCAGCAGCACGCAATTTACGCGAACGTgccaaatcagacattttcggACCACGTAAATCCATTTGAGGCACCGGTGGCACAGGTGTTGCTTTGGTTAACTGCGTATGATCTTGGATATTGGAGGGCACCGCGCGTGCGAAACGATTGTGGGCGACTATTGTTGGTACTGGTCCCTCAGTAGTGCTGGTTGATGGCGTGACCATAGGAATTCTTGGCACGAAGGCTACGCGTGAGACTTCAGCTGGCAATAAAGAACCGAAACCAAAAAGTGGGATAAAGGGCACGGCTTCAGTAGTGGCTACTGGTGCTGGTGGTGGTAAAGTCGTTATGATCGGTGATTCAGTGCTGCTTACCGACGATACGGCGTCCAGCATTTCTGTAACGCCCTCCATCGCTGGTAACTCAGTAATTGTACTTGTCTCGATTACATCAGGTACTGTTGTGGTATCTAAGGGTGATGTGGTGCTGCTTCCTACCGCAATTTGACGTCGATTGCGCACCGGCGCGAGCGCATATAGCAAAAATGGCTCGTTAGCGGTTTTAGTAGACTTTTGCTCGGTAGGTTGTGTGGCTACATTTCGCGGCGCATTTGCGTACTGCAGGTCCAAACCTAGATTGTATAAGTTTTCTAAATTGAAGTTACGTGCATTCAAATTATCTGCAGCAACATTTTTCGCCTTAATTTCCTTAGCGTCTAAGTTTTGACCGGCAAAACCTTTCGGATCCAATCCTTGAGCGGCTAGAAACTCTTCGATAATTTGTTGTTTAAGTAAAGGATCTGGATAGCGTGGCACTTTCACTTTAACCGCCTGTATAACGGGATGATTAACTATACCCAAATTCACTTGTCCTTTCTTATTAGGCGGCAAGAGTATGTGGTAGTCCTCCTCGCTGGATTCTGATATGATATACGGCACTCTAACTGCTTGGACGCATAGCAGCGCTGCGCACGGCGAAAGGAGGAGGTGTATAGAAAGTGAAATACGGTtagtttcaaaatttcatatgaATATCCTGTATCAGACTTACCTGCGGTAAATATCACTAGCACCCTCATGTTCCTTTCCTCAGTATGTTTCGTACTGAAGTGTTTGTGATTCCATTCAAATGCActgttttatataattttaatttaaaatccacTGAGTCATGTAACTGATTTaggcaaacaaatttatatttaactttttttgcggTTTACACAAATACTTACTTATAAGTGAGGGATGTCAATCTCGTGACCACGggatttcagtttattttaagACCCGCCAGCGCAGCTGATGCGCGGcagaaatgatagtccagagtattgtttacaagcgcgcggaagcattttgctgagagtaaacgcgaaaaaagaaaatcagtaatggatttcaaacggctggaaaatcacaaccaacgaTTGTTAGTGAGGTCGAGCAACTTAAAgtgaataaagtttttgtttatcgcagcattactcgttacactgaaactggtagcatcgcgaaatgtCATGGAAGTGgtaatcaaaagactgcaacgtcacgtgaaatggttcaaaaagtgaagaagcgacttgagcgaaatccccgacgaagtgccaatcaaatggcgaaaaaactaaaaatatctgaccgtagtatccgccgcatactgaaaaatcaaatcaaatctcaGATTCAAGTCTTACAAGTAACAAACGGCGCATGATCtcataccaaagcagcaacaagtcagacttcagggagcgaaggagttgcttcgcttcgCCGAaaacggtcaatttccgaacattgtgttttctgacgagaaaatttttcaaattgagcaattcgtaaactcccaaaacgatcgggtttatttgaccgaccgttaaTACGAGATCACCAGGAGGCAGTACCCgccacaagtaatggtttgggccgctgtaaccgcaaatggacgctctccaatcgtttccaTCGAGCCTAGCGTAAAGGTAAatccgaaatattatcgggaaagtattctggagattgCTTTGTAGCCGACAGAACATGGACGTTTCAACCGGACtcagcaccgtctcacaaaactCGAGTGAGCCGAGGGAGGCGAAAAAATAACGTTcccaacttcataacgtccacacaatagctcccaaattcaccagacgcgaatccgatggattattctctttgggtcattttggaaaacaaggcccgaactaaaagattcacgaGTCTCGGGGCGCTGAAAACAGCCATTATTCGCGAGCGGGCCCAAATACCTGCAAGCcaaattcgggcagcttgcgatccGTTTCTGGGCCATATCAAGGCCATAGCTACGGCAAAAGGTGTTCAtattgagcaaaagtaaattgattactAATTTCGTGGTatattcacacattttttacttcgaattgaataaaagtaattttccaaactaaatttatggcccttTTAATTCggcctttaaataaaaaactgtttaaaacccatttatttttaatttattttatggcaAGAGAGCTTCTCAAATAATATCGATTAAATTTTTCGGGTTAAGTTGTTGCAAAATACTTAATACCAAAATCCCGAGAGCTATCCCGAATTTCGGTATTCCAGTATCGTGATCCCGAAAATCCCGGGAtcgaaacaatttaaaaattacatctttagtatgtatgtacttgcagtgtgcgtgtatgtgtgcacttCCAATTGTCGTCACAAGCAGCCCGTTTCATTTAGTGTTGCATTCACTCCCAACAGTTCAATTCCTTAGTAAAGAtcgattaaatatatttttaattatgcatgtatgtgtgtatatttaaatAAGCATGCGTGTTtacttaatttcaataatttatttgaattacttTGTTCTTCTGCTCTTGTTCTCCATCTGTTTGTCATTGGAAATAATAACCACTGCCCGTCATCTCAGTTTGATTTGatattatgtttatttttgtgttgtacTCGTATTGTACTTTTGATCCTTTTATTTGGTAGCACTTCGtgcaaatatttgatttaagGTAATTGCCTTGTCAACActgtgtaaaatttattttgacatGCGTAAAGAATACGCCGCTTGCAAtgacatatataaaaaatggaacTCGATAGAGCTCTTTATGCTGACTGCAACTGAAATCAATTTACTCCCAACTTTCCTTTCATTTAGTTTCATTTACTCAATTTCGTCCTTTACAGATAATTATAGAGGTGAAGAAAACAATTATGCGAGATTTGCCAGTTAAATAACGAGCCCAGAAGTACGTTTACATATAAACATTATCGCGTTTAAATCAAGTTCGTTAATCCACCAGTTTACCTAGTCAGGCCAACGCGACATTTGATAACCAACTGCcaaatttgtacttttttttcgaAGCTGCGGCAGTTGTTCTTCCCGTAAATCTAGAAgaagttaaatttatttcttgtgCCAATGTGTTGGCTTCTCCCTGAAAAATCAGCAGTCCCTACCAATATTTTATATGTGCGAGTGATTTTGTTTGCTGTTACGATTTTACTGCTGTTAACTTGAAGTAAAGCATAGCTTTTGTCTCGATTAGACAAATAAGTGTGTGGCATCTCCTATACAAATTGAATTTCTCATACTGCGTACCTCTGGCAGCGCCACTGGTAAAGTGCTGGAACTTAGCAGTCAATACCACACTGTGCATCCAAAGTTTTGAATCGTGACCGatacttaaaaatgttaaaatattatgCGATTCGGATTACTTTCAATTTGAATATTTCACTCAACAAGGTCAAAAAATATCACGATGGAGTATTGCGATTTAAATATCACGATATTTATTGATGATCTAGGGTTCGCTTATGGGTTGTAGATGCTTGTATGCAGATGCTACATGTTTGTGTTAAAATAAGTAGTTTGTCAAAGCATAGACAAAAATAAGTATTATAGCTCTTACCAAGTAATCAACGTCTAGTGATAAATATCGAGATATCaaggagtaaaaaaaaatctatttgaaAAACATATCTTTTAAGGTATTGCAAAAATAGCACCTTGTCACAAATTTCACTTGAATATTAAGACGTAGGTTCAGATTGCTATGGAAAAAGAAGGATGGCGTAAGGGATTTAGCTCGAAAACGCAATGCACTTAACTTTTATATGTACGGTTCTAAAATAGAGATTAGGCGCGGGGATATATAGTCCAGAATTTGACGTAAGGAAGTCGTATAAACTTGGAAAGGCAGCATACCTAGCTTATAATACTACTAGCCGTTGATACTATTACGCCGTTTAGTATAACGTCCAAGATCATTCTTCAGAGCAGAGAGACACTAGAAAGGTTGGCAGCGAATTGTAAGCTTCACATCTATTGGGTGCCAGGCCATAAGGGCATTGAAGGGAACATACGATATAGCGGAAAACGGAGTCTCTCTATCCTCGGATTTTGTCAACGAAATTAAAAGGACAATACGAATACTATACAAATAACTTAACTACACTTACAGGAATGCAAAGATTATGTGTAAACATGACGATCACAGTCGTACTCGATTCATACTATCACTAAGTCGAAGAGATTGTAAAACTATGATAGGCGTGCTGACGGGACATAACCCAGTACCAGCGCATGTTTATATGAAAGGAATCTCGGACAGCAACGAATGTAGGAAATGTAGGGAACATGGCTCAAGGGAAAATGTCCAGTACATCCTGCGTTATTCAAAACGCGCTTAAAATATCTGGGCACACCACAGTTTGAGGGCTGGGAAGATATCTCAGCAgtagtttcaaaatattttcttaaattcg is from Anastrepha ludens isolate Willacy chromosome 4, idAnaLude1.1, whole genome shotgun sequence and encodes:
- the LOC128861912 gene encoding uncharacterized protein LOC128861912, producing the protein MKSFVIFAAALVCVQAVHLPVIVSRSSESSEEEYSVLLPAKGQRPVSLPGVGVVNQPVLEAVKVKVPTYASPETKQQLITQALAARGHSAAQPLVAEKTNVDQEQVLVVRERRAVPVVTTAANKMVSTTAAGEVSTSKVTEVPPVGNVTKAPVVAAVPVGVYAFEWNHKHFSTKHTEERNMRVLVIFTAALLCVQAVRVPYIISESSEEDYHILLPPNKKGQVNLGIVNHPVIQAVKVKVPRYPDPLLKQQIIEEFLAAQGLDPKGFAGQNLDAKEIKAKNVAADNLNARNFNLENLYNLGLDLQYANAPRNVATQPTEQKSTKTANEPFLLYALAPVRNRRQIAVGSSTTSPLDTTTVPDVIETSTITELPAMEGVTEMLDAVSSVSSTESPIITTLPPPAPVATTEAVPFIPLFGFGSLLPAEVSRVAFVPRIPMVTPSTSTTEGPVPTIVAHNRFARAVPSNIQDHTQLTKATPVPPVPQMDLRGPKMSDLARSRKLRAAADVAVETPPAPVDGAVVAEQKETTEPNCDIECTKFDLNPVCAFNGECYHGFANQCVMDTFLCKRPDLGFKATPRERCTMHWLKPCNAEQLKME